A genome region from Coffea arabica cultivar ET-39 chromosome 7e, Coffea Arabica ET-39 HiFi, whole genome shotgun sequence includes the following:
- the LOC113702455 gene encoding PI-PLC X domain-containing protein At5g67130: MAVFRRVFGLMVFSVLMIEVANAACSNGTCKFLDECSSDADCGAGLYCFSCLAKSRCVRSTATDQFNLVNNSLPFNKYAFLTTHNSFAIEGEPSHTGVPRITFNNQEDNVTQQLNNGVRALMLDTYDFEGDVWLCHSFKGQCHDYTAFEPAIGTLREIEAFLSANPSEIVTVILEDYVQAPSGLTKVFTDAGLMKYWLPVSKMPQNGADWPLVSDMVANNQRLLVFTSVRSKEQSEGIAYQWNYMVENQYGDDGMKAGDCFNRAESSPLNDTTKSLVLANYFRSVPVKPLACVQNSGNLIDMLQTCHAASANRWANFVAVDYYKRSMGGGTFQAVDTCNGELLCGCNNVHSCVPGSTSCASLSR, from the exons TGCCAACGCAGCTTGCTCCAATGGAACGTGCAAG TTCCTCGATGAATGCTCGTCGGACGCAGATTGTGGAGCAGGACTTTATTGCTTTTCTTGTCTTGCAAAGTCTAGATGCGTTAGATCAACTGCTACCGACCAATTCAACCTTGTG AACAACTCATTACCATTCAACAAGTATGCTTTCTTGACAACCCATAACTCATTTGCTATTGAGGGAGAGCCATCTCACACTGGAGTTCCTCGAATCACCTTCAACAATCAGGAAGACAACGTTACTCAGCAGTTAAAC AATGGAGTTAGAGCGCTGATGCTGGATACGTATGATTTTGAAGGAGATGTTTGGTTGTGCCATTCTTTCAAAGGCCAATGCCATGACTATACCGCCTTT GAACCAGCCATAGGTACCCTGAGGGAGATCGAAGCATTTTTATCTGCGAATCCATCCGAAATTGTGACCGTGATATTAGAGGACTACGTTCAGGCTCCTAGTGGATTGACCAAGGTGTTTACAGATGCAGGGCTAATGAAGTACTGGCTTCCGGTGTCCAAGATGCCCCAAAATGGTGCAGACTGGCCGCTTGTCAGCGATATGGTAGCTAACAACCAGAGATTACTGGTTTTCACTTCCGTTCGTTCCAAAGAGCAGAGCGAAGGCATTGCTTACCAGTGGAATTACATGGTTGAAAATCAGT ATGGGGATGACGGAATGAAGGCAGGAGACTGTTTTAATCGGGCGGAATCATCTCCTCTAAATGACACCACTAAATCCTTGGTGCTGGCGAATTACTTCAGATCAGTGCCTGTAAAGCCATTAGCATGCGTGCAGAACTCTGGGAACCTAATCGACATGCTTCAAACGTGCCATGCTGCTTCTGCTAATAGATGGGCTAACTTCGTTGCTGTTGATTATTACAAG AGGAGCATGGGAGGAGGGACATTTCAAGCTGTGGACACTTGCAACGGGGAGCTACTTTGCGGATGCAATAACGTACATTCGTGTGTG CCGGGATCTACATCATGTGCTTCTTTATCAAGATGA